The DNA window ttcatttctctggCCCCATGCACATGTCCGTAGTTTTTTACTGATCAGTGTCTGGATCATAGAAACTATttgcatattatagagcaggttctATTCTTCTTCATATTTGGGGCACAGACCCAAATATAAGTGTaagggatcatacaagtctttttgcagaTTCATGATTGCAGATAACATACTGATGCAATGCggacatgtttttattttttgcaaattatggattAGTATTTGCAtacagtaaaaaccactatggtTGTGTGCGTGTTAAAAGAGAACCTTTCGTcacttggggcacaggcagttttatatactgctagaaagccgacagtgtgctgaattcagcgcactgtcgactttcatgatctgtgccccaggtgaagagatttcggtgccgttaccgtagctcttcaccgtcagaaaggcgttcctgacagtcagtcaggaacgcccttcctcacagcagcgcctatagcgctgtactgtgacagcggggaggaacacatcctccctctcctcacagtactcgtccatagatgagtactggggagggccgggcgttcctccccgctgtcACAGTACATCGCTatatgcgctgctgtgaggaagggcgttcctgactgactgtcaggaacgcccttctgacggagAAGAGCTACGGGACCGGCACCGATAgcccttcacctggggcacagatcgtgaaagccgccAGCGCACTGAATTGAGCactctgtcagctttctagcggaatataaaaccgcatgtgccccaagtgatgaaaggtcctgtttaatgaAGGTCTGTATGTACAGTAACTAGAATTACTAGATTTATGTGAGTACAAGATAACTAAggcaaaaaaaattacataggTCTTCAAAAGTAATATGTAAATTATCATTATGTACACTGTTTCAATTACTTTACTTTGAGTGTCTAAAATTGTTTAATACGGTAATTAATGGCAATATTTGTATCATAAATAGCCTAATTGTTAATATTTTGATTCAACAGCAAGTGTGGGGCAGATAGGTTTCAGAGGACATTCTATGCACATACCAGAGAATTATGAAGTGCTAGATGATTTAGAAGCATGTCGCTCTCCTACGCAAAGGTCGGAAACCAGGGACTTCAGCTGCCAGACTGATGAGATAAAGATAGTGCCCCCCTCAGTCCGAAGAATCAGAGCCCAGAAAGGACAAGGCATAGCAGCTTTGATGTCTAATTCTTCAGGAAACATGTCTTCTCTGAGTGACCCCGCTGGATATAGTCCACGTTCGAATGGTGACTTGAATTTCCGAAGCTTGCCAAGAACAGGGGCTAGAGTTTCTATACAATCTCTGGAGCAAAAGTCAGAAGGTTCCAGCCATCCTATGGAAGACTCATACATTACATTGCCACGCCAGTTAAGCAAATTACAGGTTGATGACAGTGTAGTGCATCTACGCAATAACCCCAGAACTGGTTCAATACAGAGGCCAAAGTCCCAAGAAGTTCGAGGCTCAGAAAGAGAAATGTTTTCTAATCCAGCATGTATGGTGTCACCTCATGCCGCATATTCAACGAGTATCATCCCTAATGCTATGTTGTCATCTTCTTCAGAAGTTATTGCCATTCATACATCTCAGAGCACTGGACACCTGGAAAGCAAAGGGATAGCTCACTGTTCACATAAAAAAAGTGTACGCAGGGATCATGTCAACCTTAAGGATGATCACCACTCCTCTAGTGGTAACTGGAGTGAAAGCAGTTCAGCCCGCCACTCTCAAACGTCAGATACACTTTCCCCAAGTGCCATAACAATTATTTCTCTGAGTGATACAAACATCATGAAGAATGGTTCCCAAACTATGTCTTACAGAGTAAATGATGCCTTTAATAGTCCCTCACAGGACAGTGATACCCGCAGCGATTCCAGCTACTCTGATGGTCGACAAAGAAACGGCAGCGTGACCAGCAGTACTACTAGTGCTGACCAGTGGTCCTCGGAAATGAGGGAACATGACAGTTGTGCTCTGCTAAGGAAAACCTCATCTGCAGTGTCTGGCTCTCCAGTGAGTAACATGAGCACCTGTAGTTCAGAGAGAAAAGCAGATTCCAGCTCACTTTACTCTGTAGACCATGATGGCTATTACACTTCAATGCACATGGATTCTGGGATAGGTCCAGGCAATCAGAACCATCACAATTGCACTCAGAACCCCTGCAATAGTGTCATTAATATCTTAGATAAGAAGGATCCTATGAATATGGATGAAAGGTCAAGCTACAGTGATAAATCTCTAACACGTAGCATATCATTGAAAAAGTCTAAAAAGCCTCCGCCGCCTCCTTCTAGAACTGATTCCCTTAGACGTCCAGGAAAGAAAAATCTCCAAGCAAATGGCCAGGTACTCAACGAAAAGCTTATTGCTACTCTCCAGCAGTCACTACAGCTAAACTTGAAGAGTAAAAGTAGTGGCTCGCCATCTCAAAGCCCATGCAGTGACTATGAGGATCCCTGGGTATTGCGTTCTCGCAGTCAAAGTACAGTAAGTGCAAGCAGCAGCAACATGTCTGCTACTGCTCCCAATATGTACTCCATTTGTCCGGTGACCCCCTCTCAGAGTGATACTAGTAGTATAAAGTCAGAGTATGCTGATCACTGGAGCTACTACCTGGATGATCAACCAAAATCTACAACTCAGTCTCCTAACAAGTCAGCTAAGGATTGCAGTGCAAGAACTGTCAGTCAACAGATACGTACTGAACTTACTAAGCAGAGCAATTCTTCTCCAGAAAAGGCTTGCAGAGTGACATCTCCATCCAGTGGCTATTCAAGCCAATCAAACACTCCGACCAACCTGACGCCTGTACCACTCTTATTAAGAAACGCGTCACCGGGAAGTGGGAAAAGCAAAGCAAAACCCAAAGTGCCTGAAAGAAGATCATCTCTGATCTCTTCAGTTTCCATTTCTTCATCATCAACATCTCTTTCTTCAAACACATCAGACACTGTACAACAGAACGTTAAAAAACCTAATCTAGTCCAGTCTTCTCTAACTCCTCCCCTTACACCAGACCCACCCCCTCCACCAGTAATGGAGGTGAATGTTGATGGTTGTCTGCCACCTTCTCCACATTTTCCACCTCCACCACCAGAGACTGCAGTGTTCCAGGCAATTGAAGACAATCTGTGGCTTTCACGTTCTAAATCTGATCAATGTTCACCTTTGACTTGCCCTCCACTCCCTCCACCCCTACCCATCCTCCACTCCAAAGCCCCTCTAGTTCCTCCATCACTAAAAACAAAAGCACTGAAAAATAACACTGAACGACTAACAAAAGTGGATGTTGAGAATCTTAACAGCATCCACAACAAACAAGACCTGATAAAGCCAAACACTCCTCTTGTTACTGCTCAGGCATTGCAAATGATACAGTTAAGGTCTGTTAAAAAATCATCACAACTGGAGAATGAAAAAATAACTGAACAGGTGCTACATCCCAAACGTCACAATGAGACGTCACCCTTATTTTCACGGCCATCATTTGAGCCATCTGCTTCTCTAGATTCCAGATTAAGCGTAAGCgtcaaagaaaataaaaattccaACTTGCCAAGCGAGCAGCTTCAATACTCTGATTCTCAGAGCTGTTCAGATACGTTTACAACTGGTGAAACAACAAACCTAGAATGCAGAGAGGAAGAATATCAGAATTCAgcatacaatggaaacaaaactaTCTTGTCCGAAATGTCATCTCCAGAAGAGAAACCAAGTACTTCCCAAAGTACACCAAATGCATCTCCCAACAAGAAGCCGCCTCCTGTTTCAAAGAAACCCAAATTGTTCCTTATCGTTCCACCTCCGCAGCTTGATTTGGCAGCAGAAAAAATAGCTCAAGTCAATGAAAATGTGAGAAGCATGCCAAAACCCTCCGAAAAGGATTCTGTAAGCGAACATTGCGAGGAGGTAAATGGTCGTATAGCTGATGAGAACAATTCAGAGGAGACTGCTGGCTCGGCTTGTCAAGCAAGGGAAGCGAGTTTATCCCCCTGCAAAGTTGAGGAAGATAAAACATTTTTCAGACGGTCTCCAGTTTTGGAAACTTCTGATCACCAGGAAGAAGACCTCTGGGCCACAATGTCTGATGAGATACTTATTTCAGATACCAAGACAGAGAGTACGAACTGTGACCAAAAGACTTCACAGGAAGAAGAAAATGGTAAGAAATGTCCCCTTTTATCTCCACCCTGTCTCTAAATAACTTTTACATGATAACCTCCCTGTGGCCAATGTAAGATTTCTAAGAACTCTTTGTGTACACTAAATGTAAAATGTGGCCAAcatagttttagtttttttttacttttcccttGTTTTTTCCTCAAGCTTttgtccatttatttatttttttactatcattatttttattttcgtGTAGCAGATGTCTTTGAGAACAAAGCTGCAAGTTCACCACTTCCACAGACTAATGATTGCATAGATGGCAATGGAGGTGTATTAACTCCGACAAGACCGAGGACCACTGAGGACCTGTTTGCAGCCATCCATAGGTAGAGTAGTTTTTTCTTTGCTTTTCTATGCTCCTCGTAGAACCATTTTCAGATAACGCTTTTTCACTTGCCGTTGTAACCTGTTTCATATAACACAACCAATGTTTTTGGAGGGCAGGCGTAACCATTTTACATTCATTATTGTCTggtcattatttttttttgctttcctgtATCTTTGTGGCATTGCTTCCGTGCTAAGGAATGTCTATGATTCTGGGCTACTTTATATGTCTATGTATTCACTTTTACACAAAATGCTGGAGAACAAGAGATTGACATATTAGCTTTATATCATATTTATAATCGTATATAAGGTTTAGTATATGAAGTGATGTTCCTACTATGCCATAGGCGGCCATGATTTAATTTTTGCATTGCTGTAATAGATCAAGAGGCATAAAATTAAGTGTCTTTAAATTAAAATTGATATGTAGGTCAAATATATGATTATGCAAATTGATCATATAAATCATCTGTCAATATTATTACTGGCTGAATGCATTGAGCTTTTAGCTAACATAAAATCTAGCATAGCTTTCTCTACAAATAAATgcttcaatattaaaaaaaataatggctaTAGTTGCCAGGGACAGTCATTTGTGTGGGCAGTCACTGTTGTTTGGTCAGATCTGCAGATTCATAGGCAAGTTCCAGCTATTCTTTCAGCcacatattttacttttattttgttactttcCATAATTCCCAATCACAGttactattatttttttgatGATTGGATACTATTTGATAATAAATGTACACATTGTAAAAGGAATGTGAAAAATATTCATTGTACATTTctctctttttcttatttttaatctACTAATATTCCCCTCCCTCAATTTTCCCCCCCGTCAATATCCCCTCTACACTCTGCTGGTTGTATAACGCAGTTGGGAGCAAAGCTTCAACGCCAGTGCCTCATGGCAAGCATGGCAGAATCTGGCAAGTAGAACTGTACACAGGACCCATGGAGCTCTGTGTATAACCAATGTTGGATTATTGTATGTCTAATTCATTCCAACATCATTGAAAACCCCTTATGTGACAGCATTGTGGACTTGTATCCCTCAGCTAGCTATGCATTTGGAGAACATTACCTCTCATTGATCATCATGTTTTGACTGTATAAACTACAAGTAAAATATTATATGTCAGTTTAGTTGCTGCATATTTCATATATAAAAGATGTTGCTATGTTTGTTACGAAGGCAAATACGTATATCTATATGTTAAATGTGCAGTTCCATTTACATTTAGGAAAATCACCGCTCAGTCTTATACGTCTATAGATATATGTTcttatttgtgtgtatatatttctGAGTATTTATATAAGTGTTTACACTTATAGGTGTGCAAATGACCTCATATTGGGGCTAGTTATAGGGTCATATTGACTGTGATGCCCACTTATGGGATTTCCAGCTACCTGGAAAATATGGCAGCAATTGCATGTAGGAGGATGCCACATGTGTCTAGGCAAATCCTATTGCAGTCTTCCCTTGGAGATATATGTGAATTATGGCAAGAGCAGTTTACCCAGTAGATTCTGGGACCCCCTGCTGTCACACATATGTATTAAGCTTTTTATAACTACCAATTACAATGTAATATGTCGTCAGTGGGTTGTTCCTATGGCATATACTGTAACAAAGCTGGTGTAAACCTAGATTTTCCGGGGTATGGGTCTGCCAAATAAATACTCATATAATATATTTGCGGTAGCTTGAccacatagtgggccacagcaaaaaaatgttGCGGTTTTCCAACagatcttttcacagaaagtccacagactttctacttccattatacctatagggaaaccgcaatggttttggaaaatcgcagcatttccgtagTGCCTATTTTTTGGaaaagtgaggatgggattcgctaaaagAATaattttaatataacttttaatgaatacTATTAAAAATCTGGGGTGTACCAAACCATATAAATATCAATGCTCCAAAATAAACACAGAACCCAAATGTGTTACTGATGGACTATAGTCTTCAGATGATATGGTAACAATACCGTCCGAGAACCCTCATGACCATAAGACTCAAACCAACAATATCATAGTATTAGTATCAGTAGTATTATAATGTCAAATTATTTGTACAACACTTGCGTACCCAACACGTTTCCTTAAGTTATAGAATTGGATCATCAGAGGACAAATATCAAAATTGTTTGCCTGACCGAAAAGCATAATTAACCTAGCCATTACATGTGATAGAGATAAGTGTAAACTTGCAATTGGTGGCAGGGTAAGGCTTAGACTCACGACTGCAGCGACTGGTAGTGATTGACGAGGGCAATTGGACCATCAAAAACCAGATGATGAAGGTCAAATACTGTAGATGTCCTATTAATATGTataggtgtatagtgtataggtgcTTGAATCAGTATGATGGTACAATAGGACACACGCCCAGCTTAAAGTCAAAGGTGCCATCCAAACCAAAGTTGTTAGATAGTCCCTTAAAGGCTATTAATTACCTGGCCAACTAGTGAGTGATAGCCGCTCAGAATCATATTCCTGGTGCCAATGTACTCAAAGGTTGGCAAAAACATGGTTATCACACACTTGATGCCATAGGGCATGCACACAGGTTGCCTTGTGCCGGATGCCTAATACACAAACATGCATGTTCATGACATCATTGTGCCTGCACATAAGTCCAACAGATAGGATAGCAGTTTATGACACAGCATGCGCAAACCCAAATTAAAGAATAAAGTACAAGCACCAGCTGGGAAGAATAAGCCAATAAAGCACGTCTTATAGTGAATCCATCAAACGTAAAGGGGAATTTATGACAAAGTATTTAAAATAGGAGACATGGGGCAGATGGCATCGAAAGAAAAAAGGCAATGATGTACTAGAAAGCAGAAAAATGAAGCGAGTGGCTCTCATAAAGTCAATGAGAGCTGGTttgggcagtggattttgaggcgaattccgtgtcaaaatccgctgccaagaaactctgtgtgaacttacccttatggtcACAGCTATCATTTACATGtacataagacacagaatccaccagtcatggTATTTAATTTcacacttacgctgggttcacactagcgcccggactctgtTCTAAGCTTtccgcatgcagaagacggaaagctgtcagactgggtccggccgtgtgcgccggtgagcgttttatgctctctgccgcaaaaccgtttttttttaaaccagacacagagtattgcatgtccgactctgtgtcagatttaaaaaaaaaaaaaaaaaaaacggtttcgctggcggagagcataaaatgctcaccggcgctcacggccggacatctttcaaacctattcaaatgaatgggtatgaaagagtcctgcaggtttccgtctcctgctcagttttgtgcaggaaacggaaacctgtatgaactgagacctggcgcagatgtgaacgagcccttatctacTTTCCTCTCTCATAACTCCCAGATTTGATAGGCGTGACAAAGACAGAATGTGTGCtatgcgcgctgcggcaaatttagccccacccactttcactttgactctgcccattcccatccatttctctttgtgccccctcacagtataacacccGTACAGTTGTGCTGACATGGTatgttcccacattataatgtccattGCCCTGACATTGTAATGTCCACCTCCATCTGTCCCCCACAGTAGAAAGTCCCTCTCACCACAATATTCAGTCACCCTCCAGTTATCAGCACAGTATTCAGTCACTCTCCACATGCCccatcagtttaatgtccccttccagctgccaccacagcaagtgacatcactacatcacaTCTACTGCTCCCAGAGCAGAGGCAGGGCCGAATGATGAAGCAGGGAACAGGCAGCTCCCTGCTTTTCTATTGCAGGAGAGACATCTCACCTGCTGACTGGGGTAGCGGGGACAACACCCGGAATCCAGGATTGTCTCGCTGattctgggacggttgggaggtatgctctcgGCAGAAAGACCTCTGAACAGGTTATCGGACATGGCTAGAAAacactcccatagaagtcaatagagtcTGCTGTGAACCATTGTGTCTGCAGTTCATAGTTCATCTCCAGGAAATGGGAATCACAATCTATTTTAGGTTTAACGGCAAGAGTTGGAACTGCAGGacctttaggatttttttttttttaaactatagatAATGTTGTAAATTGAATTCAGCATCACTAAAAATTCCTAAGAAATACATTTAATATAAAAACATGAATTATACAATAAGTCATTTCCTGGTGACACTTTCTCTATAAATGATAATTTTGGTTTAAAATGACTGAACCCCACATGTGGATCACTAATATGGAAAACTTAGAAATTAAAAATTAGAtccaaaataacattttttacacCAGCGAAGAGAAAGGGCTGTGAAGCAGCTCAGTACAGAATGGTTCTAGAGTCCTCCTTTATTGCACTTGTGAATGTAGTGCACATGTGGGGGGGAGTAGCTTTTATAGCTATAATATTATTACATCCATGGGGAAAGGTATATTTTAACTCCTGCACCGACCTTAGTGTCAGCACTGCGTGCAGTCACCACTAAGGGGAGTTTATTGCATACTCTGTATGTAATTAACACAGTACTTAACATTCTCATAAATATAAAACATTATTAAGAAATGAATTAACCTAGAATATTATATTTACACATCAGGAAACTCAATTTAAAGGCAATCCTGAGGTTATGCGGTTCTAATAGCTGAAGTTGACTTGGTGtgttactgccatctagtggtaaaatacaatatactgtagtgtgtacagtatgtctgtaatatattgctCCCGTATTTACAAGATGGAATAGACTTATTGATGATGAATTAGAAGATGCCCTAAAatctaaataaatgtaaaaataatatttctatgTCATATCTTTCCCTAGTTTAGGCATAGCTCATTTTAGGATAAGGATGCCTGTACCCCTCTAAGTGGAGCTGCACCTTCAACATATACTGTCATTTGATCTGGGTCCAGATTTAACTGTTTAACTATGTAACATCTTCTCCGAATAcgtatgtatgtaatatgtatatttataatatatattttgtacTAAGGATTTTCTTTTCCTTTAATAATAGATCCAAAAGAAAAGTTCTTGGCCGCAAAGATTCTGATGATGACCGTTGCAGAAATCATTCTCCTTCACCTCCTGTCACTCCAACAGGAAATGTCCCAAATGTTAGTTCTTTTAAACAGCCAGGAGCAATCCAAAGAAGTATCCGGAAGTCGAGTACAAGCAGTGACAACTTCAAAGCTTTGTTACTGAAAAAGGGAAGCCGATCTGAGAGTGGCTCGCGAATGTCTGCCGCAGAAATGCTAAAACACACTGACCCAAGGTTTCAAAGGTCAAGATCTGACTCCTCCCTGGAATTGCCTGATAGCCCAACGTTGGCATCCCCAAATAAGAACAGAAGAGCCCAGGAAGAATGGGCAAAGAGTGAGGGATTGATGCCAAGGAGCATGTCTGTTTCTGGAACCAGGTACAGCCGGTCCAGGACACCACCATCAGCAGCCAGCAGCAAGTA is part of the Leptodactylus fuscus isolate aLepFus1 chromosome 3, aLepFus1.hap2, whole genome shotgun sequence genome and encodes:
- the NHSL1 gene encoding NHS-like protein 1 isoform X10; the protein is MVVFINTKLKSLISLFKKKTVSNLDDESKWTVHYTASWHQQENVFLPPSRPACVEDLHRQAKVNLKTVLRECDKLRRDGYRSSQYYSQGPTFSSSPDMVCASYQEDDDDEHSRKFSVSSSEEERLLTGKRPKTPVTNEFSDTHTNWTKSLPLPTPEEKMRQVAQAVHTDVVPINITGENFDRQANFRRSLIHTDTVVRRPKNVKRRKTITGVPDNIQKELASVGQIGFRGHSMHIPENYEVLDDLEACRSPTQRSETRDFSCQTDEIKIVPPSVRRIRAQKGQGIAALMSNSSGNMSSLSDPAGYSPRSNGDLNFRSLPRTGARVSIQSLEQKSEGSSHPMEDSYITLPRQLSKLQVDDSVVHLRNNPRTGSIQRPKSQEVRGSEREMFSNPACMVSPHAAYSTSIIPNAMLSSSSEVIAIHTSQSTGHLESKGIAHCSHKKSVRRDHVNLKDDHHSSSGNWSESSSARHSQTSDTLSPSAITIISLSDTNIMKNGSQTMSYRVNDAFNSPSQDSDTRSDSSYSDGRQRNGSVTSSTTSADQWSSEMREHDSCALLRKTSSAVSGSPVSNMSTCSSERKADSSSLYSVDHDGYYTSMHMDSGIGPGNQNHHNCTQNPCNSVINILDKKDPMNMDERSSYSDKSLTRSISLKKSKKPPPPPSRTDSLRRPGKKNLQANGQVLNEKLIATLQQSLQLNLKSKSSGSPSQSPCSDYEDPWVLRSRSQSTVSASSSNMSATAPNMYSICPVTPSQSDTSSIKSEYADHWSYYLDDQPKSTTQSPNKSAKDCSARTVSQQIRTELTKQSNSSPEKACRVTSPSSGYSSQSNTPTNLTPVPLLLRNASPGSGKSKAKPKVPERRSSLISSVSISSSSTSLSSNTSDTVQQNVKKPNLVQSSLTPPLTPDPPPPPVMEVNVDGCLPPSPHFPPPPPETAVFQAIEDNLWLSRSKSDQCSPLTCPPLPPPLPILHSKAPLVPPSLKTKALKNNTERLTKVDVENLNSIHNKQDLIKPNTPLVTAQALQMIQLRSVKKSSQLENEKITEQVLHPKRHNETSPLFSRPSFEPSASLDSRLSVSVKENKNSNLPSEQLQYSDSQSCSDTFTTGETTNLECREEEYQNSAYNGNKTILSEMSSPEEKPSTSQSTPNASPNKKPPPVSKKPKLFLIVPPPQLDLAAEKIAQVNENVRSMPKPSEKDSVSEHCEEVNGRIADENNSEETAGSACQAREASLSPCKVEEDKTFFRRSPVLETSDHQEEDLWATMSDEILISDTKTESTNCDQKTSQEEENADVFENKAASSPLPQTNDCIDGNGGVLTPTRPRTTEDLFAAIHRSKRKVLGRKDSDDDRCRNHSPSPPVTPTGNVPNVSSFKQPGAIQRSIRKSSTSSDNFKALLLKKGSRSESGSRMSAAEMLKHTDPRFQRSRSDSSLELPDSPTLASPNKNRRAQEEWAKSEGLMPRSMSVSGTRYSRSRTPPSAASSKYNVRSRLQSSPMTVICEGEGETADLSENSFTKAPLRCTMSVDRFHRTAYELNDSIGADNSNTKVHIDLMSRLLDVSPGKDNGSIEDNS